A genomic window from Candidatus Denitrolinea symbiosum includes:
- a CDS encoding transketolase, giving the protein MTTDNLETRAINTIRFLSADAVQQANSGHPGLPMGAAAMAFVVWTRHLRHNPHNPKWAGRDRFLLSGGHGSMLLYSLLHLTGYSLPLDELKNFRQWGSRTPGHPEYGLTPGVEMTTGPLGQGFATGVGMAIASTHLAAVYSPELFDNFIYAIVTDGDLMEGVASEAASLAGHLQLGRLIYLYDDNHISIDGSTNLAFTEDRGKRFEAYGWHVQHVADGNDVEAIDAAIRAAKADPRPSIIMCRTIIGFGAPKKQGTSKAHGEPLGNEELNAAKENLNWPKEPRFYIPDDVLDFYREAVERGHELEAEWNKKFSAYKKANPDKGVELERRLAGVLPKGWTKLLPIFPADAKGMATRAASGKVINALAPIIPELLGGSADLAPSNNTRIDGLPDFQKETPQGRNFHFGVREHAMAAALNGMALFGGLIPYGGTFLVFSDYNRPAIRIAALSHTPSIFVFTHDSIGLGEDGPTHQPVDQLAALRAMPNLTVIRPADANETAQAWKVALENRRGPTVLALTRQSVPTFPPSSQPTVEKGAYVLAHLGRKIPDVILMASGSEVSLVMDAAKALHEKGHSVRVVSFPCWELFEKQDEAYRESVLPKKVAARVAIEAGVGIGWERYVGAGGRVVSIERFGASAPYKVIYEKFGLTVENVIAQARAVMPKPPAKKPVKPKSKPKKPARRKR; this is encoded by the coding sequence ATGACCACTGACAACCTCGAAACCCGAGCCATCAACACCATCCGTTTCCTCTCCGCCGACGCGGTCCAACAGGCCAATTCGGGACATCCCGGACTGCCGATGGGCGCGGCCGCCATGGCCTTCGTCGTCTGGACGCGTCACCTGCGCCACAACCCGCACAACCCCAAATGGGCGGGACGCGACCGCTTCCTCCTTTCGGGCGGACACGGTTCGATGCTGCTCTACTCGCTCCTGCATCTCACCGGCTACAGCCTCCCGCTCGACGAGTTGAAGAACTTCCGTCAGTGGGGCAGCCGCACGCCCGGCCATCCCGAATACGGACTGACTCCCGGCGTGGAAATGACCACCGGTCCGCTCGGGCAGGGATTCGCCACCGGCGTGGGCATGGCCATCGCCTCCACGCACCTCGCGGCGGTCTACTCCCCCGAACTGTTCGACAACTTCATCTACGCCATCGTCACCGACGGCGATTTGATGGAGGGCGTCGCCTCCGAAGCCGCATCGCTGGCGGGACATCTCCAACTCGGCAGGCTCATCTATCTCTACGACGACAACCACATCTCGATTGACGGCTCCACCAATCTCGCCTTCACCGAAGACCGCGGCAAACGCTTCGAAGCCTACGGCTGGCACGTCCAGCACGTGGCGGACGGAAACGACGTGGAGGCGATAGACGCCGCCATCCGCGCCGCCAAAGCCGACCCGCGTCCGTCCATCATTATGTGCCGCACCATCATCGGTTTCGGCGCGCCGAAAAAACAGGGGACGTCCAAAGCCCACGGCGAGCCGCTGGGCAACGAGGAACTGAACGCCGCCAAAGAGAATCTCAACTGGCCCAAGGAGCCGCGCTTCTACATCCCCGACGACGTGCTGGATTTCTACCGCGAGGCCGTCGAACGCGGCCACGAACTGGAAGCGGAATGGAACAAAAAATTCAGCGCGTACAAAAAGGCCAATCCCGACAAAGGCGTGGAACTGGAACGCAGGTTGGCGGGCGTCCTGCCGAAAGGCTGGACGAAACTCCTGCCCATCTTCCCCGCGGACGCGAAAGGCATGGCGACGCGCGCCGCCTCGGGCAAGGTCATCAACGCGCTGGCGCCGATCATCCCTGAACTGTTGGGCGGCTCCGCCGACCTGGCCCCCTCGAACAACACCCGCATTGACGGCCTGCCCGACTTCCAAAAAGAGACCCCGCAGGGACGCAACTTCCACTTCGGCGTGCGCGAACACGCCATGGCAGCCGCGCTGAATGGCATGGCGCTCTTCGGCGGACTCATCCCCTACGGCGGCACCTTCCTCGTCTTCTCGGATTACAACCGTCCCGCCATCCGCATCGCCGCGCTTTCACACACTCCCTCGATCTTCGTCTTCACGCACGACTCCATCGGCCTGGGCGAGGACGGCCCGACTCACCAGCCCGTGGATCAGCTTGCCGCGCTGCGGGCGATGCCCAACCTGACCGTCATCCGCCCCGCGGACGCGAACGAGACCGCGCAGGCGTGGAAGGTCGCGCTCGAAAACCGACGCGGCCCCACAGTCCTGGCGTTGACGCGTCAATCCGTCCCCACCTTCCCGCCCTCCAGCCAGCCGACGGTCGAAAAGGGCGCGTACGTGCTGGCGCACCTCGGCAGGAAGATCCCCGACGTGATCCTGATGGCGTCGGGATCGGAGGTCAGCCTCGTGATGGACGCGGCGAAAGCCCTCCACGAAAAAGGACACAGCGTCCGCGTGGTGTCGTTCCCCTGCTGGGAATTGTTCGAGAAACAGGATGAGGCTTATCGGGAGTCGGTGTTGCCGAAGAAGGTCGCGGCGAGAGTCGCCATCGAAGCGGGAGTCGGCATAGGCTGGGAGCGATACGTCGGCGCGGGAGGCAGGGTCGTCTCCATCGAGCGGTTCGGCGCGTCGGCCCCGTACAAGGTCATCTACGAAAAATTCGGCCTGACGGTCGAAAACGTCATCGCGCAGGCCAGGGCGGTTATGCCCAAGCCGCCCGCGAAGAAGCCCGTCAAGCCGAAAAGTAAACCAAAGAAGCCCGCGCGGCGGAAACGATAA
- a CDS encoding TlpA family protein disulfide reductase, translated as MQLKRRVWFAGILALGLAWIFVGADWSGTSTNGQIPAPQAGFLAPDFTLETLDGGTVTLSDLRGQAVIVNLWASWCGPCRLEMPAFKKVSQEYAGRGLVILAVNSTSQDTRAAAASFADEYQLPFTIALDLDGRVARLYRISALPTTFFVNRSGVIRKVVLGGPLAETTLRAEIESLLAEATP; from the coding sequence ATGCAATTGAAACGAAGGGTTTGGTTCGCGGGAATTTTGGCTCTCGGCCTGGCTTGGATCTTCGTCGGAGCGGATTGGAGCGGGACTTCGACAAACGGGCAGATCCCCGCGCCGCAGGCGGGATTCCTGGCCCCCGACTTCACGCTCGAAACGCTCGACGGCGGGACAGTCACTTTGTCCGACCTGCGCGGGCAGGCGGTCATCGTCAACCTGTGGGCCTCGTGGTGCGGACCGTGCCGCCTGGAGATGCCCGCCTTCAAGAAGGTCTCGCAGGAATACGCGGGACGCGGCCTCGTCATTCTGGCCGTCAACTCGACTTCGCAGGATACGCGCGCCGCGGCCGCTTCGTTCGCGGACGAGTACCAGCTGCCCTTCACGATCGCGCTCGACCTCGACGGGCGCGTGGCGCGCCTCTACAGGATCAGCGCCCTCCCGACGACGTTCTTCGTCAACCGCAGCGGCGTGATCCGCAAGGTCGTCCTCGGCGGGCCGCTGGCGGAGACCACGCTTCGGGCGGAGATCGAATCCCTGCTGGCGGAGGCGACGCCCTGA
- a CDS encoding aspartate ammonia-lyase: MKNTRIERDSLGEVQVPAEALYGAQTQRAVDNFPISGLRPRRAFVWSMATIKRAAAEVNRDLGLLDDQRAASIIQAADEVIAGRWDDQFVVDPFQAGAGTSHNMNVNEVVANRATQIMGGQLGEYRVHPNDHVNMSQSTNDTIPTAIRLGCLWRLDELLGVLKDLAEALNEKAVEFDDIVKSGRTHLQDAVPVRLGQEFGAYAKAVERDAARIESAAEGLRRLGIGGTATGSGLNAHPEYHVRMTKKLSELTGLRLYTSDNLFESMQSMSDAAAFSSAIKTLALTLIRIANDFRLLASGPATGLDEIQLPAVQPGSSIMPGKVNPVMAEMLDMAMFHVAGCETTVALAAQAGQLELNVMMPVIAYELFEQMQITIGATRAFTEKAVRGVKANREKAEGWLEKNAIIVTALNPLIGYAQGAALVKEALKRNATVREVAVERAKAGALKHRDEARAVSAEEVEAVLKDLRKLTGPGG, encoded by the coding sequence ATGAAAAACACTCGCATCGAACGCGATTCGCTCGGCGAAGTACAGGTCCCCGCCGAGGCGCTATATGGCGCGCAGACCCAGCGCGCGGTGGACAACTTCCCGATCAGCGGACTCAGGCCGCGCCGCGCCTTCGTCTGGTCCATGGCGACGATCAAACGGGCGGCCGCCGAAGTCAACCGCGACCTCGGCCTGCTCGACGACCAGCGGGCCGCGTCCATCATCCAGGCCGCGGACGAAGTCATCGCCGGGCGGTGGGACGATCAATTCGTCGTGGACCCCTTCCAGGCGGGCGCGGGGACCAGCCACAACATGAACGTCAACGAAGTCGTCGCCAACCGCGCCACGCAGATCATGGGCGGACAACTCGGGGAGTACCGCGTCCACCCGAACGACCACGTCAACATGTCGCAGTCCACAAACGACACCATCCCGACCGCCATCCGTCTCGGATGCCTGTGGCGGCTGGATGAATTGCTGGGCGTCCTGAAAGACCTGGCCGAGGCGTTGAACGAAAAAGCCGTCGAGTTCGACGACATCGTTAAATCGGGACGGACGCATTTGCAGGACGCCGTCCCCGTCCGCCTGGGGCAGGAATTCGGCGCGTACGCCAAAGCGGTGGAGCGCGACGCGGCGCGGATCGAGTCCGCGGCCGAGGGGCTGAGACGGCTCGGAATCGGCGGGACCGCTACCGGGTCCGGGCTGAACGCCCATCCCGAATATCACGTCCGCATGACGAAGAAATTATCCGAATTGACGGGGCTGAGGCTGTACACGTCCGACAATCTGTTCGAGTCGATGCAGTCCATGTCCGACGCGGCGGCGTTCTCGTCCGCCATCAAAACCCTGGCGCTGACGTTGATCCGCATCGCCAACGATTTCCGCCTGCTGGCCTCGGGTCCCGCCACCGGGCTGGACGAGATCCAACTCCCGGCGGTACAGCCCGGTTCGAGCATCATGCCGGGCAAAGTCAACCCGGTGATGGCCGAGATGCTGGACATGGCGATGTTCCACGTGGCCGGGTGCGAGACGACGGTGGCGCTGGCGGCCCAGGCCGGGCAGTTGGAATTGAACGTGATGATGCCGGTGATCGCGTACGAATTGTTCGAGCAGATGCAGATCACAATCGGGGCGACGCGCGCTTTCACCGAAAAGGCCGTGCGCGGCGTGAAAGCCAACCGCGAAAAAGCCGAGGGCTGGCTGGAGAAGAACGCCATCATCGTCACGGCGCTGAATCCGCTGATCGGTTACGCCCAGGGCGCGGCGCTGGTGAAGGAAGCCTTGAAGCGCAACGCGACCGTCCGCGAGGTCGCGGTCGAGCGGGCGAAGGCGGGCGCGCTGAAACACCGCGACGAGGCGCGCGCCGTCTCGGCGGAGGAAGTGGAAGCGGTGTTGAAGGACTTGAGGAAGTTGACGGGGCCGGGCGGATAG